The genomic stretch CGGACTCCTGCGTGGAAATGGaaaccgccgccgtcgccgcctccgccgccgggcGCCGCATCATGGTGGCCGTGGACGAGGGCGAGGAGAGCCTGCACGCGCTCAACTGGTGCCTCGCCAACGTCGTCTCACCGGCGGGAGGCGACACGCTGGTGCTCGTCCATGCCCGCCGCCCGCGCCCGGTCTACGCCGCCATGGACAGCGCAGGTGTGACTTACTACTACCGCAGACTGCAGTTGTAGATTTCTCCAGATCACATGGAGCCGGCCGGGCCGCGCGTTCAAGCTCAGAAAATGGAAGAGGCGCTGATGATCTGCGGCCTGCCTGCCTCTGCCTGCAGGGTACATGATGACCTCGGACGTGCTGGCGAGCGTCGAGAGGCACGCCAACGCCatctcggcggcggcggtcgaCAAGGCCAAGCGCGTCTGCGCTGGCCACCCGCACGTCAAGGTGGAGACGATGGTGGAGAGCGGGGACCCGCGGGACGTCATCTGCGACGCCGCCGACAAGATGGCGGCCGACCTGCTCGTCATGGGCAGCCATGGTTACGGCTTCATCCAGAGGTGAGCTCACACTGACACATGCTATGCTAATAGTCGCTTTTTTCTCCTTGTTCAAAACTACCCCACATCGGATAAGGATTAGTACACAAGTTGGGCCTTGTTtgaatgttgtcggattcaccgattggggtgaaatttagttcaagtttgactccaatccacctctagattgatgcgaatccgactacatctaaacaagaccttgatAGTTGAGTAACATCAGGTGTCTACTCTGTCGAGGTCGACAAGTGCTTCAGATATTTTTGTTTCTTGGCCTGCGATTACCTTCTGCAGCAGCAATCTACTCACTCGTTTTGTCTTCGTTTCAATTG from Sorghum bicolor cultivar BTx623 chromosome 3, Sorghum_bicolor_NCBIv3, whole genome shotgun sequence encodes the following:
- the LOC8078179 gene encoding universal stress protein PHOS34, encoding METAAVAASAAGRRIMVAVDEGEESLHALNWCLANVVSPAGGDTLVLVHARRPRPVYAAMDSAGYMMTSDVLASVERHANAISAAAVDKAKRVCAGHPHVKVETMVESGDPRDVICDAADKMAADLLVMGSHGYGFIQRAFLGSVSNHCAQNCKCPVLIVKRPKE